In Candidatus Baltobacteraceae bacterium, one DNA window encodes the following:
- the fliG gene encoding flagellar motor switch protein FliG, with product MQHDSPIVNLAGMEAGMPESAFAPEYPIVEVSGPEKAAILIITLGLELSATIFKFLRQDEVERIVLEIAKISTVSIEKRDSVITEAYQRAIALKYINEGGIEYAKEILERSFGAGQADDMTNRLFAALKHGNPLELIKKTEPAQLLQFIQDEHPQTIALILVYMAPDQAGAVLSALPPELQAEVAMRIAILQKTAPEVLEQLDELLGRRLLVSGADFSMAGGVQSLATVMGFVDRETEKNILDGLSKRDPELATEVKNLLFVFEDIVNLDDRSIQRILKEVDGKDLALALKSSNEDMLGRIYKNMSSRASATLREEIELLGPTRMREVGKAQQSIVDVIRTLEENGQIIIARGAKDERLV from the coding sequence ATGCAACACGATAGTCCGATCGTCAACTTGGCCGGAATGGAGGCGGGCATGCCGGAGAGCGCGTTCGCTCCCGAATATCCGATCGTCGAGGTCTCGGGGCCCGAAAAAGCCGCGATTCTGATCATCACGCTCGGGCTCGAACTCTCCGCAACGATTTTCAAGTTCTTGCGGCAGGACGAGGTCGAGCGCATCGTGCTCGAAATCGCCAAAATTTCGACGGTCTCGATCGAGAAACGCGATTCGGTCATCACGGAGGCGTACCAACGCGCGATCGCGCTCAAGTACATCAACGAGGGCGGAATCGAGTACGCGAAGGAGATTCTCGAGCGGTCGTTCGGTGCGGGTCAGGCCGACGACATGACCAACCGGCTCTTCGCGGCGCTCAAACACGGCAATCCACTCGAACTCATCAAAAAGACCGAACCGGCGCAACTGCTGCAGTTCATTCAAGACGAACACCCGCAGACGATCGCGCTGATCCTCGTCTACATGGCTCCGGATCAAGCCGGCGCCGTGCTCTCCGCACTGCCGCCGGAATTGCAGGCCGAGGTCGCGATGCGTATCGCCATTTTGCAGAAGACCGCACCGGAAGTATTGGAACAATTGGACGAACTTCTCGGCCGCCGCCTGCTCGTGAGCGGCGCGGACTTTTCGATGGCGGGCGGCGTGCAGTCGCTCGCGACGGTCATGGGCTTCGTCGATCGCGAAACGGAAAAAAACATTCTCGACGGGCTCTCAAAGCGCGATCCCGAACTTGCGACCGAAGTCAAGAACCTGCTCTTCGTTTTCGAGGATATCGTCAACCTCGACGATCGCTCGATCCAGCGCATCCTCAAAGAGGTCGACGGCAAAGATCTGGCGCTCGCGCTCAAATCTTCCAACGAAGATATGCTCGGCCGAATCTACAAAAACATGTCGTCGCGGGCGAGCGCGACGCTGCGCGAAGAGATCGAGCTGCTCGGACCGACGCGCATGCGCGAAGTCGGCAAAGCCCAACAGTCGATCGTCGACGTGATTCGCACGCTCGAAGAGAACGGTCAAATCATCATCGCCCGCGGCGCAAAGGACGAACGACTCGTCTAG
- the fliF gene encoding flagellar basal-body MS-ring/collar protein FliF, with amino-acid sequence MDRISAMWNDLAGRIDTMWASQNRQGRSLAVGGIGVVLFALLAVAFLYFGHKQPYEVLFSNLAPADASAVTQHLKDDKVPYTLSSDGKTVYVPSQYLSDERVAIAGSNVIKGGSTGYELFDKTNFGMTEFEQKLDKTRATEGELERTIGGLSPVQAVRVHIAQPDDTLYSTTQSPTTASVAITTKDGETLAPQQVEGITMLVSRAVEGLKPENVTIVNQDGQVLLPSANAAENGGSPDALSLTQEQLVAKQRYEAGLQQSIQSMLDQTLGPRHAVARVSTKMNFDANSTEAKTYAPQGTVLSQQTKRESYNGSQPQNRAAGVPGTTSNIATYQGLQNTQSSGKYNKAEATTNYNISVQDTKHIDAPGKVLQTSVAVVVNTGSAQNPGQPAPTGAQQYAVSPANVAQIRNLVIAAAGLNLNTGDQISVEAIPFNPALTTPATFGQGTTQVLGVPLWALLALGGVGALILLGLLASRMRRRGSSFRPDMELPSFDSSLAEELPPFEEHPMLDGAPGIAAPIRSAADLTREQMIEYVTTVAQENPDSIAKLVKLWLAE; translated from the coding sequence GTGGATCGCATCTCCGCGATGTGGAACGATCTTGCCGGCCGCATAGACACGATGTGGGCGTCACAGAACCGCCAGGGACGCAGTCTGGCAGTCGGTGGAATCGGCGTGGTGCTCTTCGCACTGCTGGCCGTCGCTTTTCTGTATTTTGGCCACAAGCAGCCCTACGAAGTGCTCTTCTCGAATCTCGCGCCGGCCGATGCGAGCGCCGTCACCCAGCATCTTAAAGACGACAAGGTACCTTACACGCTTTCGTCCGACGGCAAGACCGTGTACGTTCCTTCTCAATATCTCTCCGACGAGCGCGTCGCCATCGCGGGTTCCAACGTCATCAAAGGCGGCAGCACCGGCTACGAACTGTTCGACAAGACCAATTTCGGCATGACCGAGTTCGAGCAGAAGCTCGACAAGACGCGCGCGACCGAAGGCGAGCTGGAACGCACGATCGGCGGGCTCTCGCCGGTGCAGGCCGTGCGCGTGCACATCGCGCAGCCCGACGACACGCTCTACTCGACGACGCAATCGCCGACGACCGCGTCGGTGGCAATTACCACGAAGGACGGCGAGACGCTCGCTCCGCAGCAGGTCGAGGGCATCACGATGCTCGTGTCGCGCGCGGTCGAGGGACTTAAACCTGAAAACGTCACGATCGTCAACCAAGACGGTCAGGTGCTGCTGCCGTCGGCGAACGCCGCCGAGAACGGCGGATCGCCCGACGCGCTGAGCCTCACGCAAGAGCAACTCGTCGCCAAGCAGCGCTACGAGGCCGGCCTGCAGCAGAGCATTCAGTCGATGCTCGATCAAACGCTCGGGCCGCGTCACGCGGTCGCCCGCGTATCGACCAAGATGAATTTCGACGCGAACTCGACCGAAGCGAAGACCTACGCACCGCAGGGCACCGTCCTCTCGCAGCAGACGAAGCGCGAATCGTACAACGGCTCGCAACCGCAAAACCGGGCGGCCGGCGTTCCCGGAACTACCAGCAACATCGCAACGTATCAGGGCCTTCAGAACACGCAGTCGTCGGGGAAGTACAACAAAGCCGAAGCGACGACCAACTACAACATCTCGGTTCAGGACACCAAGCACATCGACGCCCCGGGCAAGGTGCTGCAAACCAGCGTCGCGGTGGTCGTGAATACCGGGAGCGCGCAGAATCCCGGCCAGCCCGCGCCGACCGGTGCGCAGCAGTACGCCGTCTCGCCCGCAAACGTCGCGCAGATTCGCAATTTGGTGATCGCCGCTGCCGGCTTGAACCTCAATACCGGCGATCAAATCTCGGTCGAAGCGATTCCGTTTAACCCCGCGTTGACGACCCCGGCCACGTTCGGTCAGGGCACGACGCAGGTTCTCGGCGTCCCGCTCTGGGCGCTGCTCGCACTCGGCGGCGTCGGAGCGCTGATCCTGCTCGGCCTGCTGGCAAGCCGGATGCGCCGGCGCGGTTCCTCGTTCCGCCCCGATATGGAGTTGCCGTCATTCGACTCGTCGCTCGCCGAAGAACTGCCGCCGTTCGAGGAGCACCCGATGCTCGACGGCGCGCCGGGCATCGCCGCACCGATTCGGTCGGCCGCCGACCTGACGCGCGAGCAGATGATCGAGTACGTGACGACGGTCGCGCAAGAGAACCCCGACAGCATTGCCAAGCTCGTCAAACTCTGGTTGGCGGAGTAA
- a CDS encoding adenylosuccinate synthase encodes MPAQTADIIVGIQWGDEGKGRIVDYYARDFDVVARFGGGDNAGHSIQVGDRKLALRIVPSGVLQPHCDLFIGGGTVVSLAGVTTELDNLAKIGIDVSRVKISDRAHVVFAYHAAADRANEIARGDAAIGTTGRGIGPAYVDKVARNGITFGDLARREVLADRIRFNLHSRASALGASAGLPSEEELIAQTLEAAERIRPHVVDGVSYVHDGLENGRKILIEGAQGTLLDVGYGTYPYVTSSHTLAGGACIGLGIGPTAIGRVIGVVKAYATRVGAGPFPSELHDERGEQLRRNGGEFGTVTGRPRRCGWFDAVAAKYAVRLNGLTAAAITKLDVLSGFDRIGIVTGYRLGGKAVGFEAAGLPGLELEVEYLDGWPDDLGAIRRLADLPAAARAYVARLAELLGVPVELVSVGPERSALAS; translated from the coding sequence GTGCCCGCACAGACCGCTGATATTATCGTAGGCATCCAATGGGGTGACGAAGGCAAGGGCCGCATCGTCGATTACTACGCGCGCGACTTCGACGTCGTCGCGCGGTTCGGCGGCGGCGACAACGCCGGGCATTCCATTCAGGTCGGCGATCGAAAACTGGCGCTGCGGATCGTGCCGTCGGGCGTCCTGCAGCCGCACTGCGACCTCTTCATCGGCGGCGGGACCGTCGTGAGCTTGGCGGGCGTAACGACCGAGCTCGACAACCTCGCGAAGATCGGCATCGACGTTTCGCGCGTAAAAATCTCCGATCGCGCGCACGTGGTCTTCGCCTATCACGCGGCGGCGGACCGTGCGAACGAAATCGCGCGCGGCGACGCCGCGATCGGCACGACGGGGCGCGGCATCGGGCCTGCCTACGTGGATAAGGTCGCGCGCAACGGCATCACGTTCGGAGATCTCGCCCGGCGCGAAGTTCTAGCCGACCGGATCCGCTTCAACCTGCACAGCCGGGCCTCGGCGCTCGGCGCCTCCGCGGGCTTGCCCTCCGAAGAAGAACTCATCGCCCAGACGCTCGAGGCCGCCGAACGCATTCGGCCGCACGTCGTCGACGGCGTCTCGTACGTTCACGACGGGCTCGAGAACGGTCGCAAGATCCTCATCGAAGGCGCCCAGGGCACGCTGTTGGACGTCGGATACGGCACCTATCCCTACGTTACCAGCTCCCATACGCTTGCCGGTGGTGCCTGCATCGGTCTGGGCATCGGGCCGACGGCCATCGGCCGCGTGATCGGCGTGGTCAAGGCCTATGCGACCCGCGTCGGCGCCGGCCCGTTCCCGTCGGAGCTGCACGACGAACGCGGCGAGCAGCTTCGCCGCAACGGCGGCGAGTTCGGCACGGTGACCGGCCGTCCGCGGCGTTGCGGATGGTTCGATGCCGTTGCCGCAAAGTACGCGGTCCGGCTCAACGGACTCACCGCCGCCGCGATTACGAAACTCGACGTGTTGAGCGGATTCGATCGCATCGGCATCGTGACCGGCTATCGCCTCGGCGGCAAGGCGGTGGGCTTCGAAGCCGCCGGTCTGCCGGGCCTCGAACTCGAGGTCGAGTATCTCGACGGTTGGCCCGACGATCTCGGCGCAATCCGGCGTCTTGCCGACTTGCCGGCTGCGGCGCGGGCCTACGTCGCCCGCCTCGCGGAGCTTCTCGGCGTTCCCGTCGAGTTGGTTTCGGTCGGCCCCGAGCGCTCGGCGCTCGCCAGCTAA
- a CDS encoding glycoside hydrolase family 125 protein encodes MRSLAVVAIASTFVLPMRASSLDIGSIQKAAADYQNPNAHLQEMFRAALLDTTKLAQFAPDGTAYVKTGDIPAEWLRDASAQVRPYLYYAKDDPQVRTLLKAIVARESKYLQVDPYANAFTLDYRVWEQKFELDSLAYPVTLAWSYWKTTGDASVFTPDEAKALDAVLATMQREQDHPRNSHYTHKELPKDGRGNPVGYTGMIWTGFRPSDDACYYNYLIPSEMFAVVALGDMAEIERDVYHNVIKAQQAKALRDEVQKGIQTFGLVNVPKYGYVYAYEVDGLGHAILTDDANVPSLLSAPYIGYTTANDRNYLNTRAFLLSADDPAYYTGGIARGIGSYHTPDHWIWPLALVMQGLTAGGRGEKLDVLTELLNSDPGDHLLHESFDPNDPKRFTRQDFGWPNALFSEYIMTSFEGIGEIPMGDTSDLEFRSE; translated from the coding sequence ATGCGCTCGCTCGCTGTCGTTGCGATCGCGAGTACGTTTGTGCTGCCGATGCGAGCCTCGTCGCTCGATATCGGCTCCATTCAAAAAGCCGCGGCGGATTATCAAAATCCCAACGCGCATCTCCAGGAGATGTTCCGCGCGGCGTTGCTCGACACCACGAAACTCGCGCAGTTTGCGCCCGACGGAACGGCGTACGTAAAAACCGGCGATATCCCCGCCGAGTGGCTGCGCGACGCCAGCGCTCAAGTTCGTCCCTACTTATACTATGCCAAGGACGATCCGCAAGTGCGAACGCTCCTCAAAGCGATCGTCGCGCGCGAATCGAAATACCTTCAAGTCGACCCCTACGCGAACGCCTTTACGCTCGACTATCGCGTGTGGGAGCAGAAATTCGAACTCGATTCGCTGGCTTACCCGGTAACGCTCGCGTGGAGCTATTGGAAGACGACCGGCGACGCGTCGGTTTTTACGCCCGATGAGGCCAAGGCGCTCGACGCCGTGCTCGCGACGATGCAGCGCGAACAAGACCACCCGCGCAACTCGCACTACACGCACAAAGAACTGCCCAAGGACGGGCGCGGAAATCCCGTGGGCTACACCGGCATGATCTGGACCGGGTTTCGGCCATCGGACGATGCCTGTTACTACAACTATTTGATTCCGTCGGAGATGTTTGCCGTCGTCGCACTCGGCGATATGGCCGAGATCGAACGCGACGTCTATCACAACGTGATCAAAGCTCAGCAAGCCAAAGCGCTGCGCGACGAAGTACAAAAGGGGATCCAGACGTTTGGTCTGGTGAACGTGCCGAAATACGGGTACGTCTACGCCTACGAAGTCGACGGGCTCGGCCATGCGATCCTCACCGACGACGCGAACGTCCCGAGCTTGCTTTCGGCGCCGTACATCGGATACACGACCGCGAACGATCGCAATTACCTGAACACGCGGGCGTTTTTGCTCTCGGCCGACGATCCCGCCTACTACACCGGCGGAATCGCGCGCGGGATCGGCAGCTACCACACGCCCGACCACTGGATCTGGCCGCTGGCGCTCGTTATGCAAGGCCTGACCGCGGGCGGCCGCGGCGAGAAGCTCGACGTACTCACCGAACTGCTCAATAGCGATCCCGGCGATCACCTCTTGCACGAATCCTTCGATCCGAACGATCCGAAACGGTTTACGCGCCAGGATTTCGGTTGGCCCAACGCGCTATTCTCGGAGTACATCATGACGTCGTTCGAAGGCATCGGAGAGATCCCAATGGGCGATACTTCCGATCTCGAGTTCCGCTCCGAATAA
- the hpt gene encoding hypoxanthine phosphoribosyltransferase, protein MIADILFDEQTIAARVGELGAAISRDYAGKLPMIVGVLDASAVFVADLTRAIEIPSEFDFIALTRYTGSEGIRFEKDTSASVEGRHVLLVEDTIDTGLTLSYVLKSLRARGPASLAVCALLDRPHRRLAAIELKYRGFEIPDVYVVGYGLGFKGRYRELPALYAHGSWPQ, encoded by the coding sequence GTGATCGCCGACATCCTCTTCGACGAGCAGACCATCGCAGCGCGGGTCGGCGAGTTAGGTGCGGCCATCTCGCGCGATTATGCGGGCAAGCTGCCGATGATCGTCGGCGTGCTCGATGCATCGGCCGTCTTCGTGGCCGATCTCACGCGAGCTATCGAGATTCCAAGCGAGTTCGACTTTATCGCGCTCACGCGCTATACCGGCTCCGAAGGTATTCGTTTCGAAAAGGACACGTCGGCCTCGGTTGAGGGCCGGCACGTGCTCCTGGTCGAGGACACCATCGATACCGGGCTCACGCTCTCGTACGTGCTCAAGAGCCTGCGCGCTCGCGGCCCGGCTTCGCTCGCCGTCTGCGCGCTGCTGGACCGGCCGCACCGCCGTCTAGCGGCGATCGAACTCAAATATCGCGGTTTCGAGATCCCCGACGTCTACGTGGTCGGATACGGGCTCGGATTTAAGGGACGTTATCGCGAGTTGCCTGCGTTGTACGCTCATGGAAGTTGGCCGCAATAA
- a CDS encoding HAMP domain-containing sensor histidine kinase produces MASVTSSLARKRPLPLAEVAGEIESALASRPVPLLVVRLPEFERIAWREGRRAALRVERRTIAALVKSARQSLRAGDLFGHDPGSDIFAIVMAAPSREERTLSPVDCRAVLERIAAGISLVCDTRIEIGWTMLRHYDPLLGLQREIEAALERGARERERYEFFAAIGHELRTPLTSIRGYLDTLLEGEADAATSRRFLETARREALRLGRLLDGMFEFSLLDLSADTFVRAVCNVREAAERAAESVEPFARARGIAIDASVCDVRVAMEGDTCVQALVNLLENAVKYGRDRGCVRVRSGVRDPFVVITVEDDGPGVCAVERESIFGLRVRGASTASRPGTGIGLAIVKLIVERAGGEISVAESSLGGARFELTLPVWAESGALVS; encoded by the coding sequence ATGGCTTCGGTTACAAGTTCGCTCGCGCGTAAACGCCCGCTGCCGCTCGCAGAGGTAGCCGGCGAGATCGAGTCGGCGCTGGCCTCACGCCCCGTCCCGCTCTTGGTCGTCCGGTTACCGGAGTTCGAACGAATCGCGTGGCGCGAGGGGCGGCGCGCCGCATTGCGCGTCGAGCGGCGCACGATCGCGGCGCTCGTGAAATCGGCGCGGCAATCGTTACGCGCCGGCGACCTTTTCGGTCACGATCCGGGCAGCGACATATTCGCGATCGTTATGGCCGCACCGTCGCGCGAAGAGCGAACGCTCTCGCCCGTCGACTGCCGGGCGGTGCTCGAACGTATCGCTGCCGGCATTTCGCTGGTTTGCGATACGCGCATCGAGATCGGGTGGACGATGTTACGGCATTACGATCCGCTCCTAGGCTTGCAGCGCGAGATCGAAGCGGCGTTGGAACGCGGCGCGCGCGAACGCGAGCGTTACGAATTCTTCGCCGCAATCGGTCACGAACTGCGAACGCCGCTCACCTCGATACGAGGCTACCTGGATACGCTGCTCGAGGGAGAGGCCGACGCCGCCACCTCGCGGCGCTTCCTGGAAACGGCGCGCCGCGAGGCGCTGCGTCTTGGCCGCCTGCTCGATGGAATGTTCGAATTCTCGCTGCTCGATCTTTCGGCCGACACCTTCGTGCGCGCGGTCTGCAACGTGCGCGAAGCGGCCGAGCGTGCCGCCGAGAGCGTGGAGCCCTTCGCGCGCGCCCGCGGCATCGCGATAGATGCGAGCGTCTGTGACGTGCGGGTCGCCATGGAAGGGGACACGTGCGTGCAAGCACTGGTCAATCTGCTGGAAAATGCCGTCAAATACGGGCGCGATCGCGGGTGCGTTCGCGTTCGCTCCGGCGTGCGCGATCCGTTCGTCGTGATTACGGTGGAAGACGACGGGCCCGGCGTCTGTGCGGTTGAGCGTGAATCGATCTTCGGTTTGCGCGTTCGCGGAGCTTCGACGGCGTCGCGCCCGGGGACGGGCATCGGTCTCGCGATCGTGAAGCTGATCGTCGAGCGGGCGGGCGGCGAAATCTCCGTTGCTGAGTCTAGCCTGGGAGGCGCGCGCTTCGAGTTAACGCTCCCGGTGTGGGCGGAATCGGGAGCGCTCGTGTCGTAG
- a CDS encoding response regulator transcription factor, whose translation MSALKVLLAEDDPSIRDLLTHHLAREGFEVLAVGDGNAALRAARSFADLLLLDVGLPGVDGFDVARTLRRERREIPIVMLTARTDEIDRIVGLELGADDYILKPFSAREVVARVKAIVRRTGQVYDAPPAVLTFGRLEIDEAAREVRIDGIDARFKPREFALLFALASNPGVALSRRVLLERVWGFDFEGDERTVDVHVRRVRLKIEREPNVPAMVQTIHGFGYKFARA comes from the coding sequence ATGTCCGCCCTAAAGGTTTTGCTCGCCGAGGACGATCCGTCGATCCGCGATCTCTTAACGCATCACCTCGCACGCGAAGGCTTCGAGGTTCTCGCAGTCGGCGACGGAAACGCGGCTCTGCGCGCGGCGCGCAGCTTCGCCGATCTGTTGCTGCTGGACGTGGGGCTGCCCGGCGTCGACGGATTCGATGTGGCGCGCACGCTTCGGCGCGAACGGCGGGAGATTCCGATCGTGATGCTGACCGCGCGAACGGATGAGATCGATCGGATCGTCGGATTGGAACTCGGTGCCGACGACTACATCCTCAAACCGTTTTCGGCGCGCGAAGTGGTTGCGCGCGTGAAGGCGATCGTACGGCGAACGGGACAAGTCTACGACGCACCGCCGGCCGTGCTGACGTTCGGACGGCTCGAGATCGACGAAGCCGCGCGCGAAGTGCGCATCGACGGAATCGATGCACGGTTCAAGCCCCGCGAGTTCGCGCTGCTCTTCGCGCTAGCCAGCAATCCGGGTGTCGCACTCTCGCGCCGCGTGCTGCTCGAGCGCGTTTGGGGATTCGATTTCGAGGGCGACGAACGGACCGTGGACGTACACGTGCGCAGAGTGCGGTTGAAGATCGAACGCGAACCGAACGTGCCGGCGATGGTGCAGACGATCCATGGCTTCGGTTACAAGTTCGCTCGCGCGTAA